The nucleotide window CGCTGGAATGGGTCACGCCGCTGGTGGAGCAGCGCgacccgatctgtctgtctgtccccgccttcctggaccgcctccagatcGTGTTTCAGGGTGAGACCGGGCGACGCGCGGCGTCTCTGCAGCTCATGTCGTTAcgtcagggaaatcggagcgtgagCGATTACGCAATTGAATTTCGAAtcctggcgagcgacagtgggtggactgacgccgcgctccccgcTGCGTTCTACCACggcctccgggaggcggtgaaagacgagatggtgaatcgcgattggggaaccacgctggaCAGCATTATCgtgctggccacgtccatcgacCGACGTCTCGCCGAGCGCAGCCAAGAACGacgtagccacgcccctttccactgCACCCCCGCCACGCGCCAGCATGACGCCCCTAGGGCTCCACCCCACCACGTATCTGAagaacccatgcaaatgagccgagcccgacccccGCTCCCTCCCCAGGAACGAAAACGAAGAGAGGAGCAGAAACTCTGCTACTACTGCGGAGGCCCAAACCACCTCAGCGCTGCCTGTCCATACCGCCGAATCAAACCACGACCATCGGGAAACCCCCTCCACTTGCCCCAGGTTCAGAGCCCCCGGGGGAGCACCAAGGCActtcccagagccaccacctGCTGCTCACTTCCTATCATCATCTGCTGGAAgaaacccagacccggccaaCATCAGGGGCGAGCACTGGTGGACTCCGGCGCGGCCATGAACTTAATCGACATTGACCTGGCCACCCGACTCAAGCTCCCAGTCTCCCGGTGTGATCCACCACGCACGGTTATGGGACTAGATGGCAGCCCGGTGGGCTCAGGGCAAGTACTTTACCAAACCAAACCCGTACTCgtctgccttgagcccaaccaTGTTGAAGAAATTATATTCTACCTAACCACAACACCCCATGACCCCATAGTGTTAGGTTACCCGTGGCTGACCACCCATGAGCCCCATATTGACTGGCCCAGgggcaccatcaaacagtggggacgccaatgcacCCACCACCAACTCCgtcaggccacgcccccaaTTTGCTCTAGGTCCACACACATAGCAACGGTGAGACTTGGCCACGCCCCTTAACCCATGCCATGCTCACTGCCTAGGCCCAAAACCCCAGTCCACAACAGCAACCACTATGCCCACAGACCGCAATCTGCCCCTATTCGACCCAACCCCACATTAACCCCGCTTCCAGGTGCAACCATGACCAAACCACGCCCACCGACCGAAACCCATTGAAGACGAGTTGACCGAGAAGCCGGCAGAGGCCACGTCCCGATCTCCACACGACGCCACCTCCGCCTCACTGGGGGTCCCcgactgttaccatgaccttgccgCGGTCTTTGATAAGGACAAGGCGGCggagctgcccccccataggCCTTATGACTTGCCGATCGATCTGCTCCCCGGCTccttaccaccacgaggccgGCTGTACTCGCTCTCGCTTCCGGAGCGAAAGGCGATGGACGAGTACATTACAGCATCCCTGGCTAGTGGCGTAATTCGTCCTACCACCTCTCCAGCCGCCGCCCCattcttttttgtggggaagAAGGACGGGGGACTGTGACCATGCATCGATTATAGGAAACTGAACGTGGTAACCAAGAAAAAAACGGTACCCACTCCCACTCCTGAATACCGCATTCGAACAACTGTCAGGAGCCACCATCTTCACAAAACTGGACCTCCGGAATGCATACCACCTTGTTCGGATATGGGagggggacgagtggaagaccgGCTTCATCACACCATCAGGACACTATGAATATCTGGTCATGCCGTTTGGCCTATCCAACCGCCCAGCCGCCTTCCGGGCACTTGTCAATGACGTCCTCAGGGACATGTTAGACCggtttgtgtttgtctatcTAGATGACATcctcatttactcacccaacctctcgacccacatctcccacgtcagaaAAGTCCTCCAGCATCTCCTACAGAACCGTCTCTTCATCAAGTTGGAAAAGAGCACTTTCCATGCCACCGAAATTTCCTTCCTGGGCTTCCACATCAGTCCCCAAGGAATCGCCATGGACCCGGTCAAGACCACAGCAGTCGCTGATTGGCCAGTGCCCACCACCATCCGACACCTCCAACAATTCCTGGGATTCACCAACTTCTACCGCCGAttcatccgcaacttcagcaaAGTAGCCCAACCCATGACTTCCCTCCTCAAGGACAAACCCACCACACTCCGATGGAACCCCCTGGCTCAGCAGGCATTCACCAAATTAAAACATCTCTTCACCACGGCTCCCATCCTGCTCCAtccagacccccaactcccattcATCGTTGAAGTCGATGCCTCTAGTCTAGGGATAGGAGCAGTCCTGTCACAACGTAATCCCCAGGACAACAAATTGCACCCCTGCGCCTTCTTCTCCCGGCGACTCAATCCTGCTGAGCAAAATTATGATGTCGGGAACCGGGAACTCCTGGCTATAAAACTAGCTTTGGAGGAAtggcgccattggctggagggggcagtccaccccTTTTTAGTCCTGACTGACCACAACAATCTGGCGTATCTCCAAAATGCCCAACGCCTCAACCCACGGCAAGCACGATGGGCTCTGTTCTTCACGCGGTTCGAGTTCACTGTGTCCTATATCCCAGGCACAAAAAATGCAAAGGCggatgccctgtcccgccgaTACGTCCCGGAGACggaggacaatccgtcctctCCCATACTCCCACAGCCCTTTCTACTTGCCCCTGtgcactggaccctcatgcaagacGTAATTGCCGATCAtgcacaccaccccccacctcgaaccctgcctcccaacctcacgtacgtctcaccccctctccgtccacgcatcctacaatgggggcatgatACCCCACTGGCCGGGCACCCGGGACGTCAGCACACCCTCGCCAATATTCGCCGGACGTTTTGGTGGCCGGGCCTAGTCACGGATGTACAGGCATATGTCGCAGGCTGCCCTACCTGCGCATCTCACAAAGCGGACACGCAGAGACCACAAGAACTCCTacttcccctgcctcgcccccatcgcccatggtcccatgtctcacTGGATTTTGTCACGGGACTGCCAAGATCCAGGggtatgaccaccattatggtgCTGGTCGGCCAGTTCTCCAAGATGGCCCGGTTCATCGCCCTGCCGGGACTCCCTACAGCTGCCCAAACTGCCGACGTAGTCATCCAGGAAGTGGTGCGGCAGTTCGGACCACCAATGGACCTCCTCTCGGACCGTggcccccagttcatcgccaggttctggcgtcacttctggggacaactgggggtgtCGGTCAGTCTGTCGTCGGGGTACCACCCCCAACCTAATGGCCAGACTtagagggtcaaccaggagaTGGAGACATACCTCCGCTGTTACTGCTCAGCCCGACctacctcctggtcccaacacctcctcttggcggagctcGCGCGGAACCAAAACTGCTCCTCGGCCACAGAACGTTCCCCCTTCAAGGTGGCCTCAGACCCACGTGGTTCCCCACACCCATGGTCGAGGGGCCGGTGTTGGCAGTCAACAGCCGACTCCGTCAACTCCATAAAGTCTGATCCCAAGTTCACCGGGTCCTCAACCGAACTGCTGAGCGCATGAAACGACAGGCAGACTGACATCGGCGACCAGGCCTCGTGTACCACCGCGGTGACAGGGTTTGGGTCTCCACTCGAGGCCTGCCCATGTCATCCAGCCCCAGAAAGCTAGGACCGTTCCGGGTGACCCGACGTGTCAACCCAGTGGCATACCAGTTGGCCATCCCACGCACTCTGCGCGTCAGCCCAGTGTTCCACGTTTCCCACCTCCGTAAAGCTCACTCGTCGcctctgcaacccccccccgtctctaccaccatctccacgtCAGGTTGACGGCTCTCTGGCCTACACGGTCCGTCGCCTTCTGGATGTACGTCGGCGGGGCCGCGGCCTGGAATACCTGGTGGACTGGGAAGGATATGGGCCGGCGGACCGGTCTTGGGTTCCCCggcgggatatcctggatcccgttaccccccacggagccagagttccctccccgccgcgctgcggcgcttccacggccacactcccgtcccagttcacctccggccgccttaTCACCGGCTAAGCGCCTccagtcctcctctcccagtacgacgacgactccacccgctccaaacatgcctgcgaatgcgtccccgaactcagCCAGTGAcaattacttattttatttatgagaaCATATTAAAATTGATTGTAATGTTTAATTTTTCTCCAGAACATCACAGTCTGGAGTTCCGGTTCACAGTACAGCAGGATCTGAACAGATTTAATCAGACGACTGTGTTTGACGGTGAAACCATATTTTATTGTGATGATAACGGGCTGAGAGACGAACCCAGACAGGACTGGGTCCATCAAACATTCAATACTGAAGATCTGGAGGAAAGACAGGACTTCTGTAGGGATCAGTACTGGGAACAAGTAACACGGTTTGaggaaataatgaaaataatcacTGATACAGCAGGTCAGTAAATTAAAGACTATTTTACCATATATTAATACACAATACATGACAAATGAAAGTTTTTAACAATAACTTACTGAGATAATGCATTATAACAAAACATTGCAttcattatgtaaaaaaatatatatttttggttcTTTTCATAAACATTTACGATGTAGAATTATAAATGTCCAGCATCATCTGGTATTCTGTAAAATAGTAATTGTTCAAATTTTAACCATAATTCAGAAAGAAATCTACTGTAAACAATTGCAGGTTTTGTTCAGAGATGCCGCGGCTGCACTGgcaacaggtcagaggtcacaagtTTTGACAAATGGCGTCTAAATGGTGACGACTTTCTGACCTTCAACACCACGACCCAAACATGGGAACCTGATTCTGAACTGGCTGCTCCAGTAGCTTCAAACTGGAACCAGAACAGTTACTGGAATCTTGTAGATGGTGAATTCAGCCAGAACTGGTGCAGAAAAATCCTTCATGTGTTTGTAGAGAAGAAAGCAGCAGGGAGGAAACATCAAGAAACAGGTAAGAATCTATTACAATACAGAGCTCTTTTTTATCTTACAGTAATATCTAGTGCTCTAGTGATTTTGAAAACTTCATTTCTTGTTACAGATGTATTAGACAAAGAGACCATCACCGTTTGGAACTGGATGGCAGTGATCGTGATTGTGATCGTGATCGTGGGTCTGGTGCTTGTTCTTTTCTGCCTTGTTGCCTGTTACATCAGACGAAATAAAATATATCAAGAGCTGATCAGAGGTAAGACTGATAGAAGtcaaattctgaattgttaaggtaccacaaacacacacacacactaacacacacacacactgctaaaaaagcacctttcatggctgcactgctcaccaatgagGATCACGTTCACTAGGCAGGGTCATAGGTCAGCAGCAGATTTATAAGTTGAGTGGGTGAAGAAAGGTGATAAaattatacatgtgtgtgtgtagagctgCTCTTGTATTTATGGTTGTTCCAACTTTCCTTAAAGGGCAACATCACATCAGGAACGTTGAAGAGAACAATCACCATCTTCTCCACGGCTCAGGTGGCTCCTCACCAGAAGACAAGCAGACAGTGAATGAAGTCTTTTTATCTAACAACAGTTCAGATTCTGTAGAATTACAAGAAGTACTTTTCATTCAGGTGTAAGAAGCGCCGTTGAACTCAAAGGAAATGCAGTGGGCAGCTGGCAAAGCTGAGGCAGAGCCTGTCTCACCAGCTGAAGGTCTTCCTGGACCAACAAAGACTGGACCCTCGCCACTCAGCACCCGGCCGAGTTTTCTCCTGGCTCGTTCCTCTGGTTGGTTCACCACAGAGGACTCCACCTCTGCACTCATCCCCACCCCGACACTGGTGGAGAGTTGATCACCGCTAAGGACTTTTAGGTCTCATcagggggaaggaagcgcagaggcgggacataatgcaaacaatgatttattacaaTACAAATCAAACTGgtgcgatggccgaaaacaggggaaacaaaaggccgcaggcatgtggtgattgccagaactccaaACAACATAACACACAATAATTGCAGAGTCCACAAAAGAATGTCGCAGCCGCTTTTAACTGctgtcctgattgggcacaggtgagtccccaggtgccATCTGATGGGATGGTTGTTGTGGCACGAGCTGAATTCTGTGTGACACCGGATGTTATACCATCCATTCTGTTAATAGTACAGAATAGAATGAAACATGGTGGCAGCGGTGCTTTGTTTCTTGAAAAAGAGCACAGAGATTTACTAGACAACGCGAGACTACGGCAGACTGGCCGAGAGAGTGGAGAGTTCAGGAGCAGCGCGGATGGAAAACTCGTTGGGACTGAGACCGCCAGCAAACCTTTGCTTGGACTCAACTAATCTGGCGAAATCGTGGAAAACGTGGAAAGAAGAGTTAATGCTGTATAAGGATCTCACTTTGGCGGATGCCAGCAAAAACGTGAAACTGAAAGTTCTCAGCTATCTCATTGGGGAGACGGGAAGAGAGCTTTGTCACCGGATCGGACTGAGGACCGATTGATAAGTGCTTTGGATGATCATCGTAATCCAAAAGTGAACGAGGCAGTTGAGAGGTACCGTTTTTTGTCAGGAATCAGTTTTCTGAATTGTTTGTCAAGAGAAAACAGCAGAACAATTGAAGGGCGAGTGGCAGAGGAGGTGCTTGCAGTAAAGCATGCGGTGTGAAAAAATGACGGTAAGAGCACAGTAAACTAAAAGTTTTGTAcagtacataaataaaaagaaatgtcctGCATATGGAAAAAAGTgccaaaaatgtggaaaagacAATCATTTTGCTGCATTGTGCAAAACTAAAATGCAGAAAGAAAGGACAGTGCATACCGTTACCCACAAAGATGTCTTCGTAACTTTCCTCATCTTACTCTGTGATGGTGGAAACAGTGAACACTGTGACGGAGGACAAACGGAGACCGCCCTCAAAACGTTTTGCTGCCATGCTCCTCGGAAAAGAACAGGTGAAGTTTCAGTTGGATTGTGGATCTAGCTGTAATATAATTCCTGTCAACCTGCTAAACCCATCCAcacaaattgaaaaaaagacaatagaAGCACAATGTGATGTACAATAGAAGCACAAACATCATGGCTGTGGACAGTATTGTCACAGAGGAGACTGTGAAAGTAGAAATGTGGAGCATGGATAATATCAAGAAAATCTATGCTGACGTGTTCCAGGGAGATGGATGTTTGGAAGGTGTGTAGATGGAAGCAGACCCAGAAATAACTCCAGTGAAACTCCCAAAGAGAAGAGTTCCCATCACAATGATGGCACCACTAAAAGCAGAGCTGAGTGATCTTCATCAAAGAGGGATCTTTACACCAGTAGACTGTAGCACAGAATGGATCAGCAGTCTTGTAATTGTCAGGAAGCCATCAGGGAATCTTAGAATATGCATAAACCCAAGGCCACTCAAGCGGGCTTTGAAATGATGTCATTTTCCACTGGCGACAATTGATGACATTCTGCCCGATCGATCTAGAGCAAAAGTCTTCACTGTGTGGCATGTGACTCTGAATGAGGAGTCAAACTACGTGACCACATTCGCCACACTGTATGGCAGATACAGATGGCTGAGGATGCCAACGGGCATCAGTCCCACACCAGAGGTGTTTCAGAGAAAACTTTGGAAGGGTTACAAGGTATCTATGTCATCGCTGATGACATCCTCATCACAGGAGAGGGAGAAACCTGGGAAAAAGCAAACCAGGACCATGACTATAAACATTGTTGAACAGATGTAGAGAAAAGAGCATCAAACTTAACGTAAAAAAGTTTCAACTGAGAAGAAGTGAGGTCCCTTACATCGGGCATTTAATTACTGCAGATGGCCTCAGAGTTGACCCTGAAAACGTACGAGCAGTCAGGGACATGCCATATCCAGTAGATGTCAAAGATGTCCAAAGATTTCTGGGCATGATAAACAATCTCTCAAAGTTTTGTGATCACCTATCAGATGGCTGTGAGATTCTGAGGTAGCTAACTCATAAAGAAAAGTATGTGGGAATGGTCAGATGTGCATGAGCAACCATTCACAAAGCTCAAAGACGCCATCATCAAAGATCCGATCCTCAAATACTATAATCCAGAAGAAACACTGACACTCCAGTGTGATGCGTCAGAGACTGGCTTAAGAGCTACTTTGCTGCAGAAGGGGGTGCTGGTTGCTTATGGAAGCAGGACATTGACTCCAACAGAAAGGGGTTATGCCCAAATAGAAAAGGAACGCTTAGCCATCGTCTACGGGATGGAAAAGTTCCATCAGTATACGTACAGGCGGAAAGTCACTGTTCATTACAACCATAAGCCACTGGAAAATGTAATAAGTAAACCCCTGCTGAATACCCCAAAATGGCTGCAAATAATGTTACTTGGACTGCAGAGATATGACATCGAGGTCACATCCCGGGGAAGGACATGCTGCCGCTCATACTTACCTGAACATGCATCTGGGGACTCAGTAGAAATGGAGATTATATCAGACTATTTCAAAAGGTCTGGATACCCACAGAGCAACGGGATGGCGGAATCAGCAGTAAATACTGCAAAAAGACtaacaaaaaaggcaaaagCTGATGGGAAGGATTCTTACCTCACCATGCTTGATCAGAGAAACACACCATCACAAGGGATCAGAGCAAGCCCAGCACAGAGATGGTTCAGTAGGAGAACCAGAACTCTGATGCCCACGCATGACAACCAAAGGTAGTTCACACACAACAGGGACAgatagaaaacagaaaatggcaaGACATGATGTACAAGATATTTTGATGTAGTTCACATGGTCACCTTTCTTTCCACCTTTCTTTTCTACCTCTTTCCtttaaataaagtgtaaaaTTATAAACTTGAATGCTGTGATTGTTATTGAAGGTTATTGaatgataaataaaaagtggATGCAATAAAGTcctcataaaataaataaagccctTCACTAAGCCCCCTAATTCACACCACAGGAACCTGAAACTACCACCTGAGCAAGATAATGACAACACAAGTATATTCTGAACATAAGAGGTAGAGTTTCTGCGTCAGTTATCAcagttacacatacacacattctgaCAGGctggttaataaataaataccataACAGCAGTTCAGGTTTTATACGATTACAGAGATTCAGAGAGACAGGGTCTCCTACAGCATGCCAGGAACTTCAAGAAGGTCCCCTCCATGTCTAGTTcttgcattcacatttacagcatttaccagacgcccttatccagagcgacttacagtcagtatttacagggacagtccccccctggagacactcagggttaagtgtcttgttcagggacacgatggtagtaagtggggtttgaacctgggtcttctgccgCCATTCTACATGGTCCAGGTTATTACCATCTTCTCCTGCTCTTTATGGTCTTTAATGTGTCAGTGTTTGGTTATGTGAACATGTCCTGGCATGTCGGTGCAGTGCAGGTAGGACAACAAAACTGGTTTAACAGACCAGACCGGGAACAGAGCAGGAACACATACTGGACAAGTACAGGTGAGGACAGTTAATCCAAAATAtgccagatgatccaaaatatggcagcccgtctcattttcaatcagccaaaatacacccatgttacacctcttcttacctccctccactggctcccggtagctgctcgcattgagttgaaatccttgatgcttgcctacagggctgtaaatggaactgcgccctcctacatcaacacaatactacctagctacactcctgcacgctctctcagatcggcaaacgaaaggagactaaaaattccttcttcacggggtctccgattccaatcatgtctgttctccgttgttgtccctggctggtggaacaacctgccctcctccacacgactagccgagaccatcaccacttttaagaagcaggtgaaaaccctcttattccaaaaatattacagacaaatttaacacatacacatgcatacacattgaacaaacaaatacaaaaatgtataaatacattataatttttcttcgtctagcacccaacactctccgagcatgctcttcaatgacaagtctaagccttatcagggctcttagtttgtatactcgatattctatagaaatcgaacgagaattgctggtgtcttcccattgtaagtcgctttggataaaagcgtctgccaaataaagtaaagtaaagtaaagttaatgtACTCAGGTACCAACAGAAGGAGATGAGGAATTGGGACATGACAGAACATGGTTACTGAGGGAAGTGCCAACGCAGCGGTGCGTATGACACTTTagtcatgaatgtaaatgatgagAATTTTCTCTTCCAGGataatttgcatattaaacattaatgtctgaaagttgagtcgccctggcagctcctcctacccccaTTAAGCAGGTTGTTAAATGTGGCCGACCTGGTGgatgtgtgaattgtcctgattttcctggggatggatgaaagggcagcattatAGGATGGAGATAAGTTGTGTCTGAGTCCTCCACCTCTGCTGAGTGatggtttgttgatttgcacacgcaaagcttccctcactcctctctcaaaccacctgtcttctctgtccaatatttgaatgtttttgtctaaaaatgagtgtcctttgtcctaATCCCCAGGAATCCCCATCCATCCCCAGGACAATcgggcccaattcacacgtccaccaggtcggccacatttaacaacccgcttaatgggggtaggaggagctgccagggcggggctgtcacatctaccccCCTCCCCCGGCCTTTGTTTAACTTAACCAGCCTATTCAAGgtgggattgaggtgaaaccaacatGGAGGATACATTTGgggtcacaagccaacttccctcagattgacaaagttctgtggatgcagaatgaaacgtctctacattaaaaaaagtccagttgccacgactcaactttcagacaagttcacctggatgactgagaatcttcacagacattaaatattaatgttaaacattattattattattatattacaagTTTTTTGTAATCTCTTATATGGATTTGAGCAGAACTATTGAACAACTATGCAAGCGcgtctaaacacacacacatgtacaaaatACTGTAGTTGTCACCAAGAGATGGTTTGCTCTGCTTAGgtatttattttcttgtcttTCCTGaaggtttttctttcattttgttgccaacatgtaatttttttttataaaattaaacaGCGCCACCTTGTGTACAGCAGAAGTTTccctttttcctcattaatcTGCATCATGAGAATTAAAGGTAAATGTTCCATGCAGTAAGCAAGCATAATGTAAAAAGAGCTAATAAAGGAAAAAGTTTGATATATTACTGTTATATGTTCTCACTGTGAGTTTTGTTCACGGTTTTATACAGAAttgtaaatgcagtaaaatggtCAGCTGCAAATTCACTTTTTAGCCAGCAAAACTATAAAATATTTCAGGCAGTTCCAACTACCATGCACTTTTTTAGGAAGTGTTGGTGGAGCAGGTACAAGGAAtactgtggtgtgtcacatgtgacgatgtgggtcattttttttcaagaaatgaAATATCCAGTTTTAATGACGAGTTAAGAA belongs to Denticeps clupeoides chromosome 9, fDenClu1.1, whole genome shotgun sequence and includes:
- the LOC114797441 gene encoding uncharacterized protein LOC114797441 isoform X1, coding for MNPRQKLLARLSREHHSLEFRFTVQQDLNRFNQTTVFDGETIFYCDDNGLRDEPRQDWVHQTFNTEDLEERQDFCRDQYWEQVTRFEEIMKIITDTAGFVQRCRGCTGNRSEVTSFDKWRLNGDDFLTFNTTTQTWEPDSELAAPVASNWNQNSYWNLVDGEFSQNWCRKILHVFVEKKAAGRKHQETDVLDKETITVWNWMAVIVIVIVIVGLVLVLFCLVACYIRRNKIYQELIRGQHHIRNVEENNHHLLHGSGGSSPEDKQTVNEVFLSNNSSDSVELQEVLFIQV
- the LOC114797441 gene encoding uncharacterized protein LOC114797441 isoform X2; this translates as MNPRQKLLARLSREHHSLEFRFTVQQDLNRFNQTTVFDGETIFYCDDNGLRDEPRQDWVHQTFNTEDLEERQDFCRDQYWEQVTRFEEIMKIITDTAGFVQRCRGCTGNRSEVTSFDKWRLNGDDFLTFNTTTQTWEPDSELAAPVASNWNQNSYWNLVDGEFSQNWCRKILHVFVEKKAAGRKHQETDVLDKETITVWNWMAVIVIVIVIVGLVLVLFCLVACYIRRNKIYQELIRGQHHIRNVEENNHHLLHGSGVRSAVELKGNAVGSWQS